The following proteins come from a genomic window of Dermacentor albipictus isolate Rhodes 1998 colony chromosome 8, USDA_Dalb.pri_finalv2, whole genome shotgun sequence:
- the LOC135913716 gene encoding protein argonaute-2-like isoform X2 has protein sequence METVPLARPRGRGRVAAGCTASELRTVHVGRSPVVAGVPGGGSQVAPSALPYNGTTQASFAQAISQRVAPSAAAQLRANAAAAAATTTSSVTSANVVAASAAINHGGGTANGNGARSVAPTEGSLPATSPSPTGTAVRGHGNGISRDKSQSDELRIQEIQRTLPSHFPRRPAQGRLGRPIQLTANHFAVEIPAGNVYHYDVEIFSETRKEVKVPENRKYRCISTKINRLVIELLVKKYRLDLSNCVPAFDGRKNLYTRRELKFRERTFTVDLDEDQRVQKFVVKIQYAATVNLDALHAVFDNRVNTVPQEVLQAVDIVLRHGPSIKLTPVGRSFFKPPPHNENNTLGGGREVWFGYYTSVRPAQWKPMLNVDMSATAFYEPLPIISFMCKIFSEGRREMTAGDFRDLRDFQNVRLNKELKGLRVKVTHLPYPRKYKVIRVTKEPAKKLYFNMEDGSRCSVADYFQNRYGRLNYPNLPCVQTGSATHPVYLPLEVCEIVEGQHCKKKLDENQTSEMIKRTAQPPAKRFNEIRQSVRDLVTSSDQCLREFSIKISTEPTQLKGRVLEPPSLVFENNAVSKPREGTWELRGRHFYKAASLSRWTLLNLSRFAQRDSLENFAKMLVRVGHELGMRIEQPLDIGAADTNRKPVRSVLLEEQRKQPNLEMIVIVLAKNSNYAEIKQVAETEIGLRTQCVMDNNVVKKCNAALVTNLLQKINAKLGGTNNSLLSQEKPAIFQKPVIIIGADVTHPAPGDKLRPSIAACVGSLDSIPSKFHASIRIQMEDSAATARVEIIKDLKDMMKDMLKAFYRATKHKPERIIFYRDGVSEGQFMEVRNREVSAIRLACQELSPNETYEPALTFIVVQKRHHTRFMPASDRDGVGKCRNVPPGTTVDSVVTHPLDFDFFLCSHFGIQGTSKPSHYYIVWDDSNFSADDLQKLSYYLCHTYARCARSVSIPAPVYYAHLAAYRAKNHVMSKVDVSSSSSDSSGGSADSVSTSQYVEAVKVLDSLQTAMYFV, from the exons ATGGAGACCGTCCCGCTAGCGAGGCCACGAGGCCGTGGTAGAG TGGCAGCTGGCTGCACCGCGTCAGAACTCCGAACGGTACACGTGGGACGCTCCCCGGTCGTCGCAGGGGTACCGGGAGGAGGCAGCCAGGTGGCGCCCTCGGCGCTCCCCTACAACGGCACGACACAGGCTTCGTTCGCGCAGGCCATCTCGCAGAGGGTGGCGCCCTCTGCCGCTGCGCAACTGCGTGCTAACGCCGCCGCGGCTGCCGCCACCACCACCTCCTCCGTCACCAGCGCGAACGTGGTCGCCGCCTCGGCGGCCATCAACCACGGCGGGGGAACCGCCAACGGAAACGGGGCCCGCAGCGTGGCGCCCACCGAGGGGTCGCTGCCTGCGACGTCGCCCTCGCCCACGGGCACGGCTGTGCGCGGTCACGGCAACGGGATCAGCAGGGACAAGTCGCAGAGCGACGAGCTCAGGATTCAG GAGATCCAGCGGACTCTTCCGTCACACTTCCCGCGGCGGCCGGCGCAAGGCAGGCTGGGCCGGCCCATCCAGCTGACCGCCAACCACTTCGCCGTCGAGATCCCGGCCGGGAACGTGTACCACTACGACGTCGAGATCTTCTCCGAGACCCGCAAGGAGGTCAAGGTGCCCGAGAACCGAAAGTACCGCTGCATAAGCACCAAGATCAACCGCTTGGTCATCGAGCTGCTCGTCAAGAAGTACCGCCTCGACCTCAGCAACTGCGTGCCGGCCTTCGACGGCCGCAAGAACCTCTACACCCGGCGCGAGCTCAAGTTTCGCGAGCGCACCTTCACGGTCGACCTGGACGAGGACCAGCGGGTCCAGAAGTTCGTCGTCAAGATCCAGTACGCGGCCACCGTGAACCTGGACGCGCTGCACGCGGTCTTCGACAACCGTGTCAACACCGTTCCGCAGGAGGTCTTGCAGGCCGTCGACATCGTGCTGCGCCACGGCCCGTCCATCAAGCTGACGCCCGTCGGCCGGTCCTTCTTCAAGCCGCCGCCCCACAACGAGAACAACACGCTCGGCGGGGGTCGCGAGGTCTGGTTCGGCTACTACACCAGCGTGCGACCGGCCCAGTGGAAGCCTATGCTGAACGTGGACATGTCCGCCACGGCTTTCTACGAGCCTCTCCCCATCATCTCTTTCATGTGCAAGATCTTCAGCGAGGGCCGCCGCGAGATGACCGCGGGCGACTTCCGGGACCTGCGCGACTTCCAGAACGTCCGCCTCAACAAGGAGCTCAAGGGCCTGCGCGTCAAGGTGACCCACCTGCCGTACCCGCGGAAGTACAAGGTCATCCGCGTCACCAAGGAGCCCGCGAAGAAGCTCTACTTCAACATGGAGGACGGCTCCCGGTGCTCGGTGGCCGACTACTTCCAGAACCGGTACGGCCGGCTCAACTACCCGAACCTGCCGTGCGTGCAGACCGGCAGCGCGACGCACCCCGTCTACCTGCCGCTCGAGGTGTGCGAGATCGTCGAGGGCCAGCACTGCAAGAAGAAGCTCGACGAGAACCAGACGTCCGAGATGATCAAGCGGACGGCGCAGCCGCCGGCCAAGCGCTTCAACGAGATCCGCCAGTCGGTGCGCGACCTGGTCACCAGCAGCGATCAGTGTCTGCGCGAGTTCTCCATCAAGATCAGCACCGAGCCGACCCAGCTCAAGGGCCGCGTGCTGGAGCCGCCGTCGCTGGTGTTCGAGAACAACGCGGTGAGCAAGCCGCGCGAGGGGACCTGGGAGCTCCGGGGCCGCCACTTCTACAAGGCCGCCTCGCTGAGCCGCTGGACGCTGCTGAACCTGAGCCGGTTCGCGCAGCGCGACAGCCTCGAGAACTTCGCCAAGATGCTCGTGCGCGTCGGCCACGAGCTGGGCATGCGCATCGAGCAGCCGCTGGACATCGGCGCCGCCGACACCAACCGCAAGCCGGTCCGCTCCGTGCTGCTGGAGGAGCAGCGCAAGCAGCCCAACCTCGAGATGATCGTCATCGTGCTGGCCAAGAACTCCAACTACGCCGAGATCAAGCAGGTGGCGGAGACCGAGATAGGGCTTCGCACCCAGTGCGTCATGGACAACAACGTTGTGAAGAAGTGTAACGCCGCGCTCGTCACCAACCTGCTGCAGAAGATCAACGCCAAGCTTGGCGGCACCAACAACAGCCTGCTGTCGCAGGAGAAGCCGGCCATCTTCCAGAAGCCCGTGATCATCATCGGGGCGGACGTGACCCACCCGGCTCCCGGGGACAAGCTGAGGCCCTCGATCGCCGCGTGCGTGGGCAGCCTCGACTCCATCCCGTCAAAGTTCCATGCCTCCATCCGCATCCAGATGGAGGACTCGGCGGCCACGGCGCGCGTGGAGATCATCAAAGACCTCAAGGACATGATGAAGGACATGCTGAAGGCCTTCTACCGCGCCACCAAGCACAAGCCCGAGCGGATCATCTTCTATCGCGACGGTGTGAGCGAGGGCCAGTTCATGGAGGTTCGCAATCGGGAG GTAAGCGCCATCCGGCTGGCCTGCCAGGAGCTGTCGCCCAACGAGACGTACGAGCCGGCCCTGACGTTCATCGTGGTCCAGAAGCGTCACCACACCCGGTTCATGCCGGCCAGCGACCGCGACGGCGTTGGCAAGTGCCGCAACGTGCCTCCTGGCACCACCGTCGACTCCGTGGTCACTCATCCGCTGGACTTCGACTTCTTCTTGTGCAGCCACTTCGGAATCCAG GGCACGAGCAAGCCCTCGCACTACTACATAGTGTGGGACGACTCCAACTTCTCGGCCGACGACCTGCAGAAGCTCAGTTACTACCTGTGCCACACGTACGCCAGGTGCGCGCGCAGCGTGAGCATCCCGGCGCCCGTGTACTACGCCCACCTGGCCGCGTACCGCGCCAAGAACCACGTGATGAGCAAGGTGGACGTCTCGAGCTCCAGCAGTGACTCGTCCGGCGGCAGCGCCGACTCGGTCTCCACCAGCCAGTACGTGGAGGCCGTCAAGGTTCTGGACTCCCTGCAGACGGCCATGTACTTCGTGtga
- the LOC135913716 gene encoding protein argonaute-2-like isoform X1, whose protein sequence is MSKVAVMRPRMAAGCTASELRTVHVGRSPVVAGVPGGGSQVAPSALPYNGTTQASFAQAISQRVAPSAAAQLRANAAAAAATTTSSVTSANVVAASAAINHGGGTANGNGARSVAPTEGSLPATSPSPTGTAVRGHGNGISRDKSQSDELRIQEIQRTLPSHFPRRPAQGRLGRPIQLTANHFAVEIPAGNVYHYDVEIFSETRKEVKVPENRKYRCISTKINRLVIELLVKKYRLDLSNCVPAFDGRKNLYTRRELKFRERTFTVDLDEDQRVQKFVVKIQYAATVNLDALHAVFDNRVNTVPQEVLQAVDIVLRHGPSIKLTPVGRSFFKPPPHNENNTLGGGREVWFGYYTSVRPAQWKPMLNVDMSATAFYEPLPIISFMCKIFSEGRREMTAGDFRDLRDFQNVRLNKELKGLRVKVTHLPYPRKYKVIRVTKEPAKKLYFNMEDGSRCSVADYFQNRYGRLNYPNLPCVQTGSATHPVYLPLEVCEIVEGQHCKKKLDENQTSEMIKRTAQPPAKRFNEIRQSVRDLVTSSDQCLREFSIKISTEPTQLKGRVLEPPSLVFENNAVSKPREGTWELRGRHFYKAASLSRWTLLNLSRFAQRDSLENFAKMLVRVGHELGMRIEQPLDIGAADTNRKPVRSVLLEEQRKQPNLEMIVIVLAKNSNYAEIKQVAETEIGLRTQCVMDNNVVKKCNAALVTNLLQKINAKLGGTNNSLLSQEKPAIFQKPVIIIGADVTHPAPGDKLRPSIAACVGSLDSIPSKFHASIRIQMEDSAATARVEIIKDLKDMMKDMLKAFYRATKHKPERIIFYRDGVSEGQFMEVRNREVSAIRLACQELSPNETYEPALTFIVVQKRHHTRFMPASDRDGVGKCRNVPPGTTVDSVVTHPLDFDFFLCSHFGIQGTSKPSHYYIVWDDSNFSADDLQKLSYYLCHTYARCARSVSIPAPVYYAHLAAYRAKNHVMSKVDVSSSSSDSSGGSADSVSTSQYVEAVKVLDSLQTAMYFV, encoded by the exons TGGCAGCTGGCTGCACCGCGTCAGAACTCCGAACGGTACACGTGGGACGCTCCCCGGTCGTCGCAGGGGTACCGGGAGGAGGCAGCCAGGTGGCGCCCTCGGCGCTCCCCTACAACGGCACGACACAGGCTTCGTTCGCGCAGGCCATCTCGCAGAGGGTGGCGCCCTCTGCCGCTGCGCAACTGCGTGCTAACGCCGCCGCGGCTGCCGCCACCACCACCTCCTCCGTCACCAGCGCGAACGTGGTCGCCGCCTCGGCGGCCATCAACCACGGCGGGGGAACCGCCAACGGAAACGGGGCCCGCAGCGTGGCGCCCACCGAGGGGTCGCTGCCTGCGACGTCGCCCTCGCCCACGGGCACGGCTGTGCGCGGTCACGGCAACGGGATCAGCAGGGACAAGTCGCAGAGCGACGAGCTCAGGATTCAG GAGATCCAGCGGACTCTTCCGTCACACTTCCCGCGGCGGCCGGCGCAAGGCAGGCTGGGCCGGCCCATCCAGCTGACCGCCAACCACTTCGCCGTCGAGATCCCGGCCGGGAACGTGTACCACTACGACGTCGAGATCTTCTCCGAGACCCGCAAGGAGGTCAAGGTGCCCGAGAACCGAAAGTACCGCTGCATAAGCACCAAGATCAACCGCTTGGTCATCGAGCTGCTCGTCAAGAAGTACCGCCTCGACCTCAGCAACTGCGTGCCGGCCTTCGACGGCCGCAAGAACCTCTACACCCGGCGCGAGCTCAAGTTTCGCGAGCGCACCTTCACGGTCGACCTGGACGAGGACCAGCGGGTCCAGAAGTTCGTCGTCAAGATCCAGTACGCGGCCACCGTGAACCTGGACGCGCTGCACGCGGTCTTCGACAACCGTGTCAACACCGTTCCGCAGGAGGTCTTGCAGGCCGTCGACATCGTGCTGCGCCACGGCCCGTCCATCAAGCTGACGCCCGTCGGCCGGTCCTTCTTCAAGCCGCCGCCCCACAACGAGAACAACACGCTCGGCGGGGGTCGCGAGGTCTGGTTCGGCTACTACACCAGCGTGCGACCGGCCCAGTGGAAGCCTATGCTGAACGTGGACATGTCCGCCACGGCTTTCTACGAGCCTCTCCCCATCATCTCTTTCATGTGCAAGATCTTCAGCGAGGGCCGCCGCGAGATGACCGCGGGCGACTTCCGGGACCTGCGCGACTTCCAGAACGTCCGCCTCAACAAGGAGCTCAAGGGCCTGCGCGTCAAGGTGACCCACCTGCCGTACCCGCGGAAGTACAAGGTCATCCGCGTCACCAAGGAGCCCGCGAAGAAGCTCTACTTCAACATGGAGGACGGCTCCCGGTGCTCGGTGGCCGACTACTTCCAGAACCGGTACGGCCGGCTCAACTACCCGAACCTGCCGTGCGTGCAGACCGGCAGCGCGACGCACCCCGTCTACCTGCCGCTCGAGGTGTGCGAGATCGTCGAGGGCCAGCACTGCAAGAAGAAGCTCGACGAGAACCAGACGTCCGAGATGATCAAGCGGACGGCGCAGCCGCCGGCCAAGCGCTTCAACGAGATCCGCCAGTCGGTGCGCGACCTGGTCACCAGCAGCGATCAGTGTCTGCGCGAGTTCTCCATCAAGATCAGCACCGAGCCGACCCAGCTCAAGGGCCGCGTGCTGGAGCCGCCGTCGCTGGTGTTCGAGAACAACGCGGTGAGCAAGCCGCGCGAGGGGACCTGGGAGCTCCGGGGCCGCCACTTCTACAAGGCCGCCTCGCTGAGCCGCTGGACGCTGCTGAACCTGAGCCGGTTCGCGCAGCGCGACAGCCTCGAGAACTTCGCCAAGATGCTCGTGCGCGTCGGCCACGAGCTGGGCATGCGCATCGAGCAGCCGCTGGACATCGGCGCCGCCGACACCAACCGCAAGCCGGTCCGCTCCGTGCTGCTGGAGGAGCAGCGCAAGCAGCCCAACCTCGAGATGATCGTCATCGTGCTGGCCAAGAACTCCAACTACGCCGAGATCAAGCAGGTGGCGGAGACCGAGATAGGGCTTCGCACCCAGTGCGTCATGGACAACAACGTTGTGAAGAAGTGTAACGCCGCGCTCGTCACCAACCTGCTGCAGAAGATCAACGCCAAGCTTGGCGGCACCAACAACAGCCTGCTGTCGCAGGAGAAGCCGGCCATCTTCCAGAAGCCCGTGATCATCATCGGGGCGGACGTGACCCACCCGGCTCCCGGGGACAAGCTGAGGCCCTCGATCGCCGCGTGCGTGGGCAGCCTCGACTCCATCCCGTCAAAGTTCCATGCCTCCATCCGCATCCAGATGGAGGACTCGGCGGCCACGGCGCGCGTGGAGATCATCAAAGACCTCAAGGACATGATGAAGGACATGCTGAAGGCCTTCTACCGCGCCACCAAGCACAAGCCCGAGCGGATCATCTTCTATCGCGACGGTGTGAGCGAGGGCCAGTTCATGGAGGTTCGCAATCGGGAG GTAAGCGCCATCCGGCTGGCCTGCCAGGAGCTGTCGCCCAACGAGACGTACGAGCCGGCCCTGACGTTCATCGTGGTCCAGAAGCGTCACCACACCCGGTTCATGCCGGCCAGCGACCGCGACGGCGTTGGCAAGTGCCGCAACGTGCCTCCTGGCACCACCGTCGACTCCGTGGTCACTCATCCGCTGGACTTCGACTTCTTCTTGTGCAGCCACTTCGGAATCCAG GGCACGAGCAAGCCCTCGCACTACTACATAGTGTGGGACGACTCCAACTTCTCGGCCGACGACCTGCAGAAGCTCAGTTACTACCTGTGCCACACGTACGCCAGGTGCGCGCGCAGCGTGAGCATCCCGGCGCCCGTGTACTACGCCCACCTGGCCGCGTACCGCGCCAAGAACCACGTGATGAGCAAGGTGGACGTCTCGAGCTCCAGCAGTGACTCGTCCGGCGGCAGCGCCGACTCGGTCTCCACCAGCCAGTACGTGGAGGCCGTCAAGGTTCTGGACTCCCTGCAGACGGCCATGTACTTCGTGtga